A single region of the Aquarana catesbeiana isolate 2022-GZ linkage group LG07, ASM4218655v1, whole genome shotgun sequence genome encodes:
- the TMEM115 gene encoding transmembrane protein 115 → MLRSIHANRLVAVVSGSSVLVKCLWGSVLLLYLLSFWVKTWGVLAVTPGLLLPPNLWLWTLFTHGLVELHIWDVLANLLLTLGAGRRLEPLWGAPELLLFYGVVSISVGVLSSLSFLVAYAASSNLDFLFNTQIHGFPAFAGAVLVAHKQTFGDGLVDSQRWVRLLPQLALLGVAVLTLAGLIPSPMLVGYGLGMVSGWVYLRFYQRHSRGRGDMSDHFSFASFFPGPLQPAAALLGNLTHASLVKLRLCPRAVKRYDVGAPSSITISLPGTDPQDAERRRQLALKALNERLKRVEDQTSWPNMEEEEEEEDSTRETSFNTSSQPHTPTAHEPSEAAPMVPAIGQP, encoded by the exons ATGCTCCGCTCCATCCATGCGAACCGCCTGGTAGCGGTGGTGTCCGGCAGCAGCGTCCTGGTGAAGTGCCTATGGGGGTCGGTTCTGCTCCTTTACCTGCTCTCCTTTTGGGTCAAAACTTGGGGAGTTCTGGCCGTCACTCCGGGCCTCCTATTGCCCCCCAATCTTTGGTTGTGGACCCTGTTCACGCACGGACTAGTGGAGCTGCACATCTGGGATGTTTTGGCCAACCTTCTCTTGACTTTGGGGGCCGGCCGGCGACTGGAACCGCTTTGGGGGGCCCCGGAGCTCCTCTTGTTTTATGGCGTTGTGAGCATTTCTGTGGGCGTCCTGAGCTCCCTCAGTTTCCTGGTAGCCTACGCAGCCTCTTCCAATCTCGACTTCCTCTTCAACACCCAAATCCATGGCTTTCCTGCCTTTGCTGGAGCCGTTTTGGTGGCACATAAACAGACTTTTGGAGATGGACTGGTGGATTCCCAGCGATGGGTCCGGCTTCTGCCCCAGCTGGCCCTCCTGGGTGTGGCGGTGCTGACGTTGGCTGGTTTGATCCCCAGTCCGATGTTGGTGGGGTACGGCCTTGGAATGGTATCCGGTTGGGTGTATCTACGCTTCTATCAAAGACACAGCCGAGGCAGAGGAGACATGTCAGATCACTTCTCCTTCGCTAGCTTCTTCCCTGGTCCTCTTCAGCCGGCGGCAGCTCTTCTGGGCAACTTGACGCACGCCTCCCTGGTGAAACTGCGGCTGTGCCCACGAGCGGTGAAGAGATATGATGTTGGGGCTCCTTCATCCATTACCATCAGCCTGCCTGGAACTGACCCTCAAGACGCAGAAAGGCGAAG GCAGCTGGCGTTGAAGGCTCTAAACGAGCGTCTGAAACGAGTAGAAGACCAGACCTCGTGGCCaaacatggaggaagaagaggaggaggaagactcTACACGGGAGACCTCCTTTAACACCAGCAGTCAGCCACACACTCCGACGGCTCATGAGCCAAGCGAGGCGGCACCCATGGTTCCCGCTATTGGCCAGCCTTGA